The following proteins come from a genomic window of Anas platyrhynchos isolate ZD024472 breed Pekin duck chromosome 20, IASCAAS_PekinDuck_T2T, whole genome shotgun sequence:
- the TEX14 gene encoding inactive serine/threonine-protein kinase TEX14 isoform X4 — protein sequence MGQTPLFTAALLGLGKIVDVLLDYGSDPNHRCYDGSTPVHAGAFSGNQWILSKLLDEGGDLRVHDKDGKNPQCWAMSAEKESSAQMLEFIQRCTFHMQAAIQNFPCDQLRKVCSSKALVCSPSRFGGLVQGNVDSPLGRFLKGGANAGRNIYSFGFGKFYLAGSRHLGYLASLPIIGEREVVQADDEPKFSYHVGPCMIMTNLMWGSSRVTVKELSFEPHQNCSKLRLADLLIAEQEHSSKLRHPHLLQLMSVCLSSDLEKIRLVYERVNFGSLYSILHERRTEFPVLRMETILHVLLQINDALRFLHSRGFIHRSITSHAIQIVSSGEAKLCNMEYMIESKDGGEHSDLTRIPVPVQLFKWCSPEVILEKAVTVKSDIYSFCTVMQEALTETLPWKGVEDSVIKQLIMSGQHLEADVRLPIPYYGIVKSGLEPKQKNRSMNLQDIQYILKNDLKDLTKSQTGHTDEMSKVQRPAVFADINICLASAFSYQKRTLGLHEKEVTEADSSPAPRYSLIPEENNALVDYEASSNLQPVAQEKNHDIDSEVQATCSVSDVDDSLCSFEMNEIFASYPESQEDFLEEGAGVGQTLKDKEKQQKVKDKPALRDLFVSPGASCEEKPASEEGSFSDSVTEDTTEEEEGASEVSDLCLLAQVRGDAGRRMSGPSPDEQHISKCVLNLKIIQSMLQQAADSLCRTELKLDKFIANERQNKLLQEMGMYQVSKQTFNDRHWNRSDDIYENTNNPFSGANIFLWKAIGPPSSDYIPPLVTREARGGLGGNGFQAFSKAAGEMQAAQNEKWKSFHQMRKSKNENNQHDLSFSGVKSLDNQEGLDREHLLPRVSVRCKNKFNLQCQRGSDSHSAASGSEEERWCYPKSASEIYSTKISEERRMRQPEWRNEVKQMAKRVASGQLELISTNPTSECTSESETESIEEAFQHVAIRVQKSRDQQRERWRAGDNVEPWDVGCEDRSASEESDLESMFISSGGRSCQSPSQYEQAGSGITIPKSSVIPQQAEILSRGHSRELPCSHTSSADMSEEFLTPDYFLPPTAQGNTDLETSNLGDKLEDHCDGLLQRRKSEDAGSGIQVSGGKILFCSTAAQNSGNNTLGVNQLSHMPVASGEAAQELVSREPQEDSKEKDISVTDIQDLSSIPCEEENYYKNINCKTPRVSHAPTSVSTPLRSEEENPVAFKKYQHGHEVALDSSSLSCQEVSAVSRTFTTAYEERRSTENTSTPVEVRSSGLNEPDGLSAVASSLRSTRKASALSQAPNHFIDDLPPPAQELLDEIEYLKQQDSITQDFEEKGLFDCGMQINVAGQIKMEDRDTKKEIDQNEKRDHSVLTKEAFNLAEETERAHSTLDDVLERILHAVPADEEIQEQPQGHALGAASLKDPEGLGRKKGVEEGGAEAGSSEPEGCAGSSEDAHPEDQKFHLRKRLSLPSPSRIIVLDQSSCPT from the exons ATGGGGCAGACACCTCTCTTCACTGCTGCGTTGTTAGGTCTTGGTAAAATAGTGGATGTGCTGTTGGATTATGGCTCCGACCCTAATCA TCGCTGTTATGATGGAAGCACCCCGGTCCATGCAGGTGCATTCTCAGGAAATCAGTGGATTCTTAGCAAGTTACTGGATgaaggaggtgatctgagagTACACgataaagatggaaaaaatccACAGTGCTGGGCTATGTcagctgaaaaagaaagcagtgcTCAG ATGCTGGAATTTATACAGCGCTGTACATTCCACATGCAGGCTGCCATTCAGAATTTTCCCTGTGATCAACTCAGGAAGGTTTGCTCCTCAAAAGCACTGGTTTGTAGTCCATCTAGGTTTGGTGGCCTCGTTCAGGG AAATGTTGACAGTCCTTTGGGTAGATTTCTGAAAGGTGGAGCTAATGCAGGCAGGAACATTTACAGCTTTGGTTTTGGGAAG TTCTATCTTGCAGGCAGCAGGCATCTAGGGTACTTGGCATCTCTCCCTATTATTGGGGAAAGAGAAGTGGTTCAGGCAGATGATGAACCAAAGTTTTCTTACCATGTTGGACCGTGCATGATCATGACAAA CTTAATGTGGGGAAGCAGCAGAGTTACAGTGAAGGAACTCAGCTTTGAGCCCCATCAGAACTGCAGTAAGCTGCGCTTAGCTGATCTTCTCATTGCAGAGCAGGAGCACAGTAG TAAACTCCGTCATCCGCATTTGCTGCAGTTGATGTCTGTTTGTCTGTCTAGTGATTTGGAGAAGATCCGTTTAGTATACGAAAGGGTAAACTTTGGCTCTTTGTACAGCATCCTTCATGAAAGG cgcACAGAATTTCCAGTGCTGCGCATGGAGACAATTTTGCATGTACTGCTTCAAATTAATGATGCTTTGCGTTTTCTACACTCCCGGGGGTTTATCCATCGTTCGATTACATCCCATGCTATTCAGATCGTTTCTTCTGGAGAGGCAAAGCTATGCAACATGGAATACATGATAGAGAG CAAAGATGGTGGAGAACACAGTGATCTGACTCGTATTCCTGTCCCAGTCCAGCTATTTAAATGGTGCTCACCTGAAGTAATCCTTGAAAAAGCTGTCACAGTGAAATCGGACATTTACAGTTTCTGTACAGTGATGCAGGAGGCCTTGACAG AGACCCtgccctggaaaggtgttgaaGACTCAGTTATTAAACAACTCATAATGTCAGGACAGCACTTAGAAGCGGATGTCAGACTTCCTATACCTTATTATGGTATAGTAAAGTCAGGGCTAGAACCTAAACAGAAGAACCGCTCCATGAACCTTCAGGATATTCAGTATATACTGAAAAATGACTTAAAG GACTTGACTAAGTCTCAGACTGGGCACACTGATGAAATGTCAAAAGTGCAAAGGCCTGCTGTTTTCGCAGATATAAACATCTGCTTGGCATCAGCTTTTAGCTACCAGAAGAGAACACTGGGACTGCATGAAAAAGAGGTAACAGAGGCTG ACAGCTCTCCTGCCCCAAGATACTCTCTTATTCCTGAGGAGAATAATGCTTTAGTAGACTATGAGGCATCGAGCAATCTACAGCCagttgcacaggaaaaaaatcatgacatAGATTCTGAAGTCCAGGCGACCTGCAGTGTCAGTGATGTGGATGACAGCCTCTGTAGctttgaaatgaatgaaatctTTGCCAGTTACCCAGAATCTCAAGAAGACTTCCTGGAAGAAGGAGCTGGAGTAGGTCAGACTCTAAAGgataaagaaaagcagcaaaaggtAAAAGATAAGCCTGCCCTCAGAGACCTCTTTGTGTCCCCTGGAGCGTCATGTGAGGAAAAGCCAGCTTCTGAGGAAGGTAGCTTTTCAGACTCAGTCACAGAGGATACtacagaagaggaggaaggagcaagTGAGGTCTCTGACCTGTGCCTGCTGGCACAGGTGAGAGGAGATGCTGGGAGAAGAATGAGTGGTCCGTCCCCAGATGAGCAGCACATCAGTAAATGTGTCCTTAATTTAAAGATCATTCAGAGCATgttgcagcaggcagcagattCCCTGTGCAGAACAGAGTTAAAACTGGACAAATTCATTGCCaatgaaagacaaaataagCTGCTCCAGGAAATGGGAATGTATCAGGTTTCTAAGCAAACTTTTAATGACAGACATTGGAACAGATCTGATGATATCTACGAAAATACCAATAACCCTTTTTCTGGagctaatatttttttatggaaagCCATAGGTCCACCCTCAAGTGACTATATTCCACCTCTGGTAACACGTGAGGCACGAGGAGGTTTGGGTGGAAATGGTTTCCAGGCTTTTTCAAAGGCAGCAGGGGAAATGCAGGCAGCTCAGAATGAAAAGTGGAAGAGCTTTCATCAGATGCGTAagagtaaaaatgaaaacaaccaGCATGATCTCAGCTTCAGTGGGGTGAAAAGCCTGGATAACCAAGAGGGCCTAGACCGTGAG CATTTACTCCCACGTGTATCTGTAAGATGCAAAAATAAGTTCAACTTGCAGTGTCAGAGAGGGAGTGATTCACATTCTGCAGCAAGTGGAAGTGAAGAAGAGAGGTG GTGCTATCCAAAATCAGCTTCTGAAATTTACAGCACAAAAATAAGTGAGGAGAGAAGGATGAGGCAACCAGAGTGGAGAA ATGAAGTAAAGCAAATGGCCAAAAGAGTGGCCTCAGGACAACTGGAACTGATTTCTACAAATCCAACCAGTGAATGTACATCTGAAAGTGAAACGGAGAGTATAGAGGAAGCCTTTCAACATGTCGCCATTAGGGTCCAAAAAAGTCGAGAccaacagagagagagatggcGTGCAGGTGACAACGTTGAGCCTTGGGATGTGGGTTGTGAGGATAGATCTGCATCTGAGGAGAGTGATTTGGAGTCAATGTTCATAAGTTCTGGGG GGAGAAGTTGCCAGTCACCATCACAATATGAACAAGCAGGATCTGGAATAACTATTCCTAAGAGTTCAGTCATTCCTCAACAAGCTGAGATTCTCTCTAGA GGGCATTCGAGAGAATTACCTTGTTCTCATACTTCATCTGCTGACATGTCTGAAGAATTCTTGACTCCAGATTATTTCCTTCCTCCTACTGCTCAGGGAAATACAGATCTAGAG ACCTCAAATCTTGGGGACAAATTAGAAGACCATTGTGATGGCCTTTTACAGAGAAGGAAATCTGAAGATGCAGGATCAGGTATTCAGGTCTCAG gaggaaaaatattattctgcagcacagcagcacagaactCTGGCAATAACACACTAGGAGTGAATCAGCTTAGCCATATGCCTGTAGCCAG TGGTGAAGCAGCCCAAGAATTGGTATCAAGAGAGCCGCAGGAAGACTCCAAAGAAAAAGATAT ATCAGTGACAGATATTCAGGATTTGTCAAGTATTCCCTGTGAGGAGGAGAACTACTACAAGAATATAAATTGTAAAACACCCAGAGTGAGTCATGCACCCACAAGTGTCAGCACTCCACTCAGATCAG AGGAAGAAAATCCAGTAGCCTTTAAGAAATACCAACATGGCCATGAAGTAGCTTTGGATTCTTCCTCTTTAAGTTGTCAAGAGGTGTCTGCAGTGTCCAGGACATTCACTACAGCCTATGAAGAAAGAAGGAGCACTGAAAATACCTCTACTCCTGTAGAAGTTCGCTCATCTGGATTGAATGAGCCT GATGGATTGTCAGCAGTTGCTTCATCCTTGAGAAGCACCAGGAAGGCATCTG cACTGTCACAGGCACCTAACCACTTCATTGATGATCTCCCTCCACCAGCCCAAGAGCTGCTGGATGAAATTG AGTACTTAAAGCAGCAAGATTCTATCACTCAAGACTTTGAAGAGAAGGGATTATTTGACTGTGGAATGCAAATAAATG TTGCTGGTCAAATTAAAATGGAAGACAGagacacaaaaaaagaaattgacCAAAATGAGAAGAGAGATCATAGTGTATTGACTAAGGAGGCATTTAATTTAGCAGAGGAAACAGAAAG GGCTCACTCCACTCTTGACGACGTTTTAGAAAGAATTCTCCATGCTGTTCCTGCAGATGAGGAAATCCAAGAACAACCTCAGGGACATGCCCTTGG GGCTGCAAGCCTGAAAGATCCAGAAGGTcttggaaggaagaaaggagtaGAGGAAGGCGGAGCTGAAGCTGGAAGCAGCGAACCagaaggctgtgcagggagttCAGAAG atgCACACCCTGAAGATCAGAAATTCCACTTACGGAAACGGCTGTCTTTGCCTTCTCCATCTAG gaTAATTGTTTTGGATCAGAGCAGCTGTCCTACATGA
- the TEX14 gene encoding inactive serine/threonine-protein kinase TEX14 isoform X3, with product MAHALPLPIPCPVQLGTTRGDSPEAQMHECVRQGNCVKVKKLLKKGTFVDAVNSMGQTPLFTAALLGLGKIVDVLLDYGSDPNHRCYDGSTPVHAGAFSGNQWILSKLLDEGGDLRVHDKDGKNPQCWAMSAEKESSAQMLEFIQRCTFHMQAAIQNFPCDQLRKVCSSKALVCSPSRFGGLVQGNVDSPLGRFLKGGANAGRNIYSFGFGKFYLAGSRHLGYLASLPIIGEREVVQADDEPKFSYHVGPCMIMTNLMWGSSRVTVKELSFEPHQNCSKLRLADLLIAEQEHSSKLRHPHLLQLMSVCLSSDLEKIRLVYERVNFGSLYSILHERRTEFPVLRMETILHVLLQINDALRFLHSRGFIHRSITSHAIQIVSSGEAKLCNMEYMIESKDGGEHSDLTRIPVPVQLFKWCSPEVILEKAVTVKSDIYSFCTVMQEALTETLPWKGVEDSVIKQLIMSGQHLEADVRLPIPYYGIVKSGLEPKQKNRSMNLQDIQYILKNDLKDLTKSQTGHTDEMSKVQRPAVFADINICLASAFSYQKRTLGLHEKEVTEADSSPAPRYSLIPEENNALVDYEASSNLQPVAQEKNHDIDSEVQATCSVSDVDDSLCSFEMNEIFASYPESQEDFLEEGAGVGQTLKDKEKQQKVKDKPALRDLFVSPGASCEEKPASEEGSFSDSVTEDTTEEEEGASEVSDLCLLAQVRGDAGRRMSGPSPDEQHISKCVLNLKIIQSMLQQAADSLCRTELKLDKFIANERQNKLLQEMGMYQVSKQTFNDRHWNRSDDIYENTNNPFSGANIFLWKAIGPPSSDYIPPLVTREARGGLGGNGFQAFSKAAGEMQAAQNEKWKSFHQMRKSKNENNQHDLSFSGVKSLDNQEGLDREHLLPRVSVRCKNKFNLQCQRGSDSHSAASGSEEERWCYPKSASEIYSTKISEERRMRQPEWRNEVKQMAKRVASGQLELISTNPTSECTSESETESIEEAFQHVAIRVQKSRDQQRERWRAGDNVEPWDVGCEDRSASEESDLESMFISSGGRSCQSPSQYEQAGSGITIPKSSVIPQQAEILSRGHSRELPCSHTSSADMSEEFLTPDYFLPPTAQGNTDLETSNLGDKLEDHCDGLLQRRKSEDAGSGIQVSGGKILFCSTAAQNSGNNTLGVNQLSHMPVASGEAAQELVSREPQEDSKEKDISVTDIQDLSSIPCEEENYYKNINCKTPRVSHAPTSVSTPLRSEEENPVAFKKYQHGHEVALDSSSLSCQEVSAVSRTFTTAYEERRSTENTSTPVEVRSSGLNEPDGLSAVASSLRSTRKASALSQAPNHFIDDLPPPAQELLDEIEYLKQQDSITQDFEEKGLFDCGMQINVAGQIKMEDRDTKKEIDQNEKRDHSVLTKEAFNLAEETERAHSTLDDVLERILHAVPADEEIQEQPQGHALGAASLKDPEGLGRKKGVEEGGAEAGSSEPEGCAGSSEDAHPEDQKFHLRKRLSLPSPSRIIVLDQSSCPT from the exons ATGGCGCACGCGCTCCCGCTTCCAATTCCCTGCCCCGTGCAGCTTGGGACGACAAGAGGGGACTCCCCCGAGGCTCAGATGCATGAGTGTGTCAGACAGGGGAACTGCGTCAAGGTGAAGAAGCTTCTGAAAAAAG gcACCTTTGTTGATGCTGTGAATTCCATGGGGCAGACACCTCTCTTCACTGCTGCGTTGTTAGGTCTTGGTAAAATAGTGGATGTGCTGTTGGATTATGGCTCCGACCCTAATCA TCGCTGTTATGATGGAAGCACCCCGGTCCATGCAGGTGCATTCTCAGGAAATCAGTGGATTCTTAGCAAGTTACTGGATgaaggaggtgatctgagagTACACgataaagatggaaaaaatccACAGTGCTGGGCTATGTcagctgaaaaagaaagcagtgcTCAG ATGCTGGAATTTATACAGCGCTGTACATTCCACATGCAGGCTGCCATTCAGAATTTTCCCTGTGATCAACTCAGGAAGGTTTGCTCCTCAAAAGCACTGGTTTGTAGTCCATCTAGGTTTGGTGGCCTCGTTCAGGG AAATGTTGACAGTCCTTTGGGTAGATTTCTGAAAGGTGGAGCTAATGCAGGCAGGAACATTTACAGCTTTGGTTTTGGGAAG TTCTATCTTGCAGGCAGCAGGCATCTAGGGTACTTGGCATCTCTCCCTATTATTGGGGAAAGAGAAGTGGTTCAGGCAGATGATGAACCAAAGTTTTCTTACCATGTTGGACCGTGCATGATCATGACAAA CTTAATGTGGGGAAGCAGCAGAGTTACAGTGAAGGAACTCAGCTTTGAGCCCCATCAGAACTGCAGTAAGCTGCGCTTAGCTGATCTTCTCATTGCAGAGCAGGAGCACAGTAG TAAACTCCGTCATCCGCATTTGCTGCAGTTGATGTCTGTTTGTCTGTCTAGTGATTTGGAGAAGATCCGTTTAGTATACGAAAGGGTAAACTTTGGCTCTTTGTACAGCATCCTTCATGAAAGG cgcACAGAATTTCCAGTGCTGCGCATGGAGACAATTTTGCATGTACTGCTTCAAATTAATGATGCTTTGCGTTTTCTACACTCCCGGGGGTTTATCCATCGTTCGATTACATCCCATGCTATTCAGATCGTTTCTTCTGGAGAGGCAAAGCTATGCAACATGGAATACATGATAGAGAG CAAAGATGGTGGAGAACACAGTGATCTGACTCGTATTCCTGTCCCAGTCCAGCTATTTAAATGGTGCTCACCTGAAGTAATCCTTGAAAAAGCTGTCACAGTGAAATCGGACATTTACAGTTTCTGTACAGTGATGCAGGAGGCCTTGACAG AGACCCtgccctggaaaggtgttgaaGACTCAGTTATTAAACAACTCATAATGTCAGGACAGCACTTAGAAGCGGATGTCAGACTTCCTATACCTTATTATGGTATAGTAAAGTCAGGGCTAGAACCTAAACAGAAGAACCGCTCCATGAACCTTCAGGATATTCAGTATATACTGAAAAATGACTTAAAG GACTTGACTAAGTCTCAGACTGGGCACACTGATGAAATGTCAAAAGTGCAAAGGCCTGCTGTTTTCGCAGATATAAACATCTGCTTGGCATCAGCTTTTAGCTACCAGAAGAGAACACTGGGACTGCATGAAAAAGAGGTAACAGAGGCTG ACAGCTCTCCTGCCCCAAGATACTCTCTTATTCCTGAGGAGAATAATGCTTTAGTAGACTATGAGGCATCGAGCAATCTACAGCCagttgcacaggaaaaaaatcatgacatAGATTCTGAAGTCCAGGCGACCTGCAGTGTCAGTGATGTGGATGACAGCCTCTGTAGctttgaaatgaatgaaatctTTGCCAGTTACCCAGAATCTCAAGAAGACTTCCTGGAAGAAGGAGCTGGAGTAGGTCAGACTCTAAAGgataaagaaaagcagcaaaaggtAAAAGATAAGCCTGCCCTCAGAGACCTCTTTGTGTCCCCTGGAGCGTCATGTGAGGAAAAGCCAGCTTCTGAGGAAGGTAGCTTTTCAGACTCAGTCACAGAGGATACtacagaagaggaggaaggagcaagTGAGGTCTCTGACCTGTGCCTGCTGGCACAGGTGAGAGGAGATGCTGGGAGAAGAATGAGTGGTCCGTCCCCAGATGAGCAGCACATCAGTAAATGTGTCCTTAATTTAAAGATCATTCAGAGCATgttgcagcaggcagcagattCCCTGTGCAGAACAGAGTTAAAACTGGACAAATTCATTGCCaatgaaagacaaaataagCTGCTCCAGGAAATGGGAATGTATCAGGTTTCTAAGCAAACTTTTAATGACAGACATTGGAACAGATCTGATGATATCTACGAAAATACCAATAACCCTTTTTCTGGagctaatatttttttatggaaagCCATAGGTCCACCCTCAAGTGACTATATTCCACCTCTGGTAACACGTGAGGCACGAGGAGGTTTGGGTGGAAATGGTTTCCAGGCTTTTTCAAAGGCAGCAGGGGAAATGCAGGCAGCTCAGAATGAAAAGTGGAAGAGCTTTCATCAGATGCGTAagagtaaaaatgaaaacaaccaGCATGATCTCAGCTTCAGTGGGGTGAAAAGCCTGGATAACCAAGAGGGCCTAGACCGTGAG CATTTACTCCCACGTGTATCTGTAAGATGCAAAAATAAGTTCAACTTGCAGTGTCAGAGAGGGAGTGATTCACATTCTGCAGCAAGTGGAAGTGAAGAAGAGAGGTG GTGCTATCCAAAATCAGCTTCTGAAATTTACAGCACAAAAATAAGTGAGGAGAGAAGGATGAGGCAACCAGAGTGGAGAA ATGAAGTAAAGCAAATGGCCAAAAGAGTGGCCTCAGGACAACTGGAACTGATTTCTACAAATCCAACCAGTGAATGTACATCTGAAAGTGAAACGGAGAGTATAGAGGAAGCCTTTCAACATGTCGCCATTAGGGTCCAAAAAAGTCGAGAccaacagagagagagatggcGTGCAGGTGACAACGTTGAGCCTTGGGATGTGGGTTGTGAGGATAGATCTGCATCTGAGGAGAGTGATTTGGAGTCAATGTTCATAAGTTCTGGGG GGAGAAGTTGCCAGTCACCATCACAATATGAACAAGCAGGATCTGGAATAACTATTCCTAAGAGTTCAGTCATTCCTCAACAAGCTGAGATTCTCTCTAGA GGGCATTCGAGAGAATTACCTTGTTCTCATACTTCATCTGCTGACATGTCTGAAGAATTCTTGACTCCAGATTATTTCCTTCCTCCTACTGCTCAGGGAAATACAGATCTAGAG ACCTCAAATCTTGGGGACAAATTAGAAGACCATTGTGATGGCCTTTTACAGAGAAGGAAATCTGAAGATGCAGGATCAGGTATTCAGGTCTCAG gaggaaaaatattattctgcagcacagcagcacagaactCTGGCAATAACACACTAGGAGTGAATCAGCTTAGCCATATGCCTGTAGCCAG TGGTGAAGCAGCCCAAGAATTGGTATCAAGAGAGCCGCAGGAAGACTCCAAAGAAAAAGATAT ATCAGTGACAGATATTCAGGATTTGTCAAGTATTCCCTGTGAGGAGGAGAACTACTACAAGAATATAAATTGTAAAACACCCAGAGTGAGTCATGCACCCACAAGTGTCAGCACTCCACTCAGATCAG AGGAAGAAAATCCAGTAGCCTTTAAGAAATACCAACATGGCCATGAAGTAGCTTTGGATTCTTCCTCTTTAAGTTGTCAAGAGGTGTCTGCAGTGTCCAGGACATTCACTACAGCCTATGAAGAAAGAAGGAGCACTGAAAATACCTCTACTCCTGTAGAAGTTCGCTCATCTGGATTGAATGAGCCT GATGGATTGTCAGCAGTTGCTTCATCCTTGAGAAGCACCAGGAAGGCATCTG cACTGTCACAGGCACCTAACCACTTCATTGATGATCTCCCTCCACCAGCCCAAGAGCTGCTGGATGAAATTG AGTACTTAAAGCAGCAAGATTCTATCACTCAAGACTTTGAAGAGAAGGGATTATTTGACTGTGGAATGCAAATAAATG TTGCTGGTCAAATTAAAATGGAAGACAGagacacaaaaaaagaaattgacCAAAATGAGAAGAGAGATCATAGTGTATTGACTAAGGAGGCATTTAATTTAGCAGAGGAAACAGAAAG GGCTCACTCCACTCTTGACGACGTTTTAGAAAGAATTCTCCATGCTGTTCCTGCAGATGAGGAAATCCAAGAACAACCTCAGGGACATGCCCTTGG GGCTGCAAGCCTGAAAGATCCAGAAGGTcttggaaggaagaaaggagtaGAGGAAGGCGGAGCTGAAGCTGGAAGCAGCGAACCagaaggctgtgcagggagttCAGAAG atgCACACCCTGAAGATCAGAAATTCCACTTACGGAAACGGCTGTCTTTGCCTTCTCCATCTAG gaTAATTGTTTTGGATCAGAGCAGCTGTCCTACATGA